The following proteins are co-located in the Salvia splendens isolate huo1 unplaced genomic scaffold, SspV2 ctg427, whole genome shotgun sequence genome:
- the LOC121790164 gene encoding RING-H2 finger protein ATL79-like has product MRKIPSIGARAAMAVAEFDSQSHSHISPPPPPVSHPERCDAKNCPWWPYSSSKEFKANTALIIAVLFCALAFNAGIRYIVRLYCGERGSGAKEEIRGLSYAEGMKLGGEETECIICLGDFAVGEKIRVLDKFKHGFHLNCIQRWLISHSSVCLHKPNRTAGSQTGTGTGTSAGGSNGMAVRRFKRAGSGSKKA; this is encoded by the coding sequence ATGAGGAAGATACCTTCTATAGGAGCAAGAGCAGCAATGGCGGTTGCGGAATTCGATTCACAATCACACTCACACATAtccccaccgccgccgcctgTATCGCATCCGGAAAGATGCGACGCCAAAAATTGCCCGTGGTGGCCGTACTCGAGCTCCAAGGAATTCAAGGCGAACACGGCGCTGATCATCGCCGTCCTCTTCTGCGCGCTGGCGTTCAACGCCGGCATCCGCTACATCGTGCGCCTGTATTGCGGAGAACGGGGCAGCGGCGCGAAGGAAGAGATTCGAGGTCTGAGCTACGCGGAGGGGATGAAGCTGGGCGGGGAGGAGACGGAGTGCATTATCTGTTTGGGTGATTTCGCGGTAGGGGAGAAGATCAGAGTTCTCGATAAATTTAAGCATGGATTCCACCTCAATTGCATTCAGAGATGGCTCATTTCGCACTCCTCCGTATGcctgcacaaaccgaaccgaaccgccggttcacaaaccggaaccggaaccggaaccagcgCCGGCGGTTCGAACGGGATGGCAGTTcggcggttcaagcgggccggttcTGGTTCAAAAAAAGCgtaa